The Listeria welshimeri serovar 6b str. SLCC5334 genome has a window encoding:
- the rnz gene encoding ribonuclease Z, whose product MELVFLGTGAGVPSRGRNVTSIALSMLNERKTIWLFDCGEATQHQIMRSQIKLSKLEKIFITHMHGDHIFGLPGLLSSRSFQGGDSTITIYGPAGIAEYVETSLRLSGTRLTYKIIFNEIEPGLIFEDKMFSVIADDLEHGVRSFGYRIVEKDKQGALNAEKLKAEGIEAGPIFQKLKNGEVVELEDGRVVDGKNYIGEPQKGKIISIFGDTKETASELELALNADILVHEATFEGDKGKMAGEYMHSTTLQAANLAKKANVKKLILTHISSRYDRDASKALLIEAKSVFENTEIAYDLAVFEVGE is encoded by the coding sequence ATGGAACTTGTTTTTTTAGGAACTGGAGCTGGCGTACCGTCAAGAGGCCGTAATGTCACATCCATTGCACTTTCAATGCTCAATGAACGAAAAACAATCTGGTTATTTGATTGCGGAGAAGCGACACAGCACCAAATCATGCGTAGTCAAATTAAATTAAGTAAACTAGAAAAAATATTCATTACACATATGCATGGCGACCATATTTTTGGCTTACCAGGTTTATTAAGTAGCCGTTCATTTCAAGGTGGCGACTCTACAATCACAATATATGGACCTGCTGGAATTGCCGAATATGTAGAAACTTCTTTAAGATTAAGTGGAACTAGACTTACATATAAAATTATTTTTAATGAAATTGAGCCAGGTTTAATTTTTGAAGATAAGATGTTTTCTGTTATTGCAGATGATTTAGAACACGGTGTTCGGAGTTTTGGTTACCGGATTGTTGAAAAAGATAAACAAGGGGCACTCAATGCAGAAAAATTAAAAGCTGAGGGTATCGAAGCAGGACCTATTTTCCAAAAGCTAAAAAATGGCGAAGTTGTTGAATTAGAGGATGGTCGAGTAGTTGATGGTAAGAACTACATTGGTGAGCCGCAAAAAGGAAAAATTATTAGTATTTTTGGTGATACAAAAGAAACTGCAAGTGAACTTGAATTAGCATTAAATGCCGATATTTTAGTGCATGAAGCTACATTTGAAGGCGATAAAGGAAAGATGGCAGGAGAATACATGCACTCTACAACGCTTCAAGCTGCTAATCTTGCCAAAAAAGCCAATGTGAAAAAATTAATTTTAACTCATATCAGTTCCAGATATGACCGAGATGCAAGTAAAGCATTATTAATAGAAGCAAAGTCTGTTTTTGAAAATACCGAAATAGCCTATGATTTAGCTGTTTTCGAGGTAGGAGAGTGA